The Morganella morganii sequence AACATTTAATACCGGCGGCAACAGGTGTTGCCGCCCCGGATAAACAGCATCATGAAAATCGGTTTTACTTTTCTTATTATTACTTTTCTGACAATGAGTCAGGCGATTGCTGCCGTGGTTGTCGGCGGCACCCGGTTTATTTATCCGCAGGATAAAAAAATGATCACAATTCCTGTTGATAATACGGATAAAAAATCAGCCTATTTAATTCAGAGCTGGGTTGAAAAAAAAGATGGCATGACGAAAAGTAAGGACTTTATTCTCACGCCGGTTATTTTTCAGCTGGATGCAGGAAAAAAAGGAATTTTGCGTGTCATGCTGAAAAAAACAGAATTTCCGGATGACAGAGAGTCATTACTCTGGCTGAATATAAAAGGCATTCCGGAAACAGATGAAAACAGAGAAAATAAACTTCAGATTGTTATTAATTCAAAGTTTAAATTATTCTATCGCCCTGCAGGATTAACTGAGCCTGATTATAATAAACTGAGGTATGAACGAAAAGGAAACAGAATAAAAATCATTAATGACTCACCTTTTCATATCACCGTCAGAA is a genomic window containing:
- a CDS encoding fimbrial biogenesis chaperone; translated protein: MKIGFTFLIITFLTMSQAIAAVVVGGTRFIYPQDKKMITIPVDNTDKKSAYLIQSWVEKKDGMTKSKDFILTPVIFQLDAGKKGILRVMLKKTEFPDDRESLLWLNIKGIPETDENRENKLQIVINSKFKLFYRPAGLTEPDYNKLRYERKGNRIKIINDSPFHITVRNILVNNKEYTVSEMIVPFESLTVPVTTIHSNDEITISYISDFGGIISKPVVFDK